One Senegalimassilia faecalis genomic window, ATGCCCGCATGGTCGGTGCCCAGAATCCAACGCGTGGAGATGCCGCGCATGCGGTTGAAGCGCACGAACGTGTCCTGGATGGTATCGTCCATGGCATGTCCCATGTGCAGCACGCCCGTGACGTTCGGCGGCGGGATAGTGACCGTACAGTCGCCCACGCCCGGGTTGCGGCGGTAATAGTCGCCCGTCAGCCACTTGTCGAGCATGGACTGCTCGATTGACGCGGTATCGTAAGTTTTCGGCATTTCTTCCATGTTAAGCGCTCATCTCCGGTTGCTCGGGAACGGAAACGATCTCAGGGGTGGTCTCCCCCGCGATATCGGTGGCGCGAACCACCACGCGCGAAGCACCTTCGTGCTCCGGCAGGTCGTACATGACATCCTGCAGCACGCGCTCGCAGATGCTGCGCAGGCCGCGGGCGCCCGTGCCGTGCTCGACGGCCTCGTGCGCGATGGCCTGCAGCGCCTCGGGCGTGAACTGAAGCTCGGACTCCTCGAACTCGAACATGCGCCGATACTGCTTGATCAGCGCGTTTTTCGGCTCGGTGAGGATGCGAACAAGGTCTTCCTCGGAAAGCTCGGACAGGCTGGTGATAACCGGGATGCGGCCCACAAACTCGGGGATCATGCCGAACTTGTTCAGGTCCTCGGGAAGCACCTGCGCCAAAAGCGCGGCGTCGGCGTGCTTCTTCGACTCGGGCATGTCGGCGTTGAAGCCCAGGCCGGACTTGCCCACGCGCTCGGCGATGATGTCGGCCAAGCCCACGAACGCGCCGCCCAAGATGAACAGGATGTTCGTGGTGTCGATGTGGATAAGCTCCTGCTGCGGGTGCTTGCGGCCGCCCTGCGGCGGTACGGAAGCCTCCGTGCCTTCGACGATTTTCAGCAGCGACTGCTGCACGCCCTCGCCCGAAACATCGCGCGTGATGGACAGGTTTTCCGCCTTACGCGCGATCTTGTCGATCTCATCGATGTAGATGATGCCGATCTCGGCGCGCTCGATGTTGAAATCGGCGGCCGTGATGAGCTTCAGCAGGATGTTCTCAACGTCTTCGCCCACATAGCCTGCTTCGGTAAGCGTGGTGGCGTCGGCGATGGCAAACGGAACCTGCAGCGTGCGAGCAAGCGTCTGCGCAAGCAGCGTTTTGCCCGAGCCGGTGGGGCCCAGCAACATGATGTTCGACTTCGAAAGCTCGACATCGCCTTCCTTGGCCGACTCACCAAGGCTGATGCGCTTGTAGTGGTTGTACACGGCCACGGAAAGCGCGCGCTTGGCCGCTTCCTGGCCCACCACGTGCTCGGAAAGCTCGGCATACAGCTCGTGCGGCGTGGGAAGCTGAGAAAGCACCATCTCGGGGGAAGGCTCGCCCTGCTCCATCTGCGCCACAACCGGCTCGGCCTGCTGCGGCGCGCCCGGCGCCTGCAGCCCTAAGTCGCGCATCATGGCGTCGGCGCACACGGAGATGCACTCGTCGCAGATATAGATGCCGTTCGGGCCGGAAATCATGGCCGCCACCTGGTGCGGATGCTTGCCGCAGAAGGCGCAGACGATATCTTTCGTGCCTTTACCAGCGAATTGATCGTCGTGTCTATCGTTCATGTTCTCTAACGGTTCCTATTCCGCTTTGGCCATGGCGGCGCGAGACGTGACGATGCGGTCGACCAGGCCGTACTCAAGCGCCTGCTCAGCCGTCATGTAGTTGTCGCGCTCGGTGTCGCGCTGGATGGTCTCAAGGGACTGGCCGGTGTTGTCGGCAAGAATCTTGTTGAGGCGCTGACGCGTCTTCAGCATGAAGTCGGCAACAATGGCGATTTCGGTTTGCTGGCCCTGAGCACCGCCGGAAGGCTGATGGATGAGCACCATGGAGTTCGGCAGGCACAGACGCTTGCCCTTCGCGCCGTTCGAAAGCAGCACGGCGGCCATAGAAGCGCACTCGCCCAGGCAGATGGTGGACACGTCGCACTTGATGAAGTTCATGGTGTCTAGAATGCCCAGACCAGCCGTCACGCTGCCTCCGGGGGAGTTGATGTACAGGCTGATGTCCTTCTCGGGGTCGGCGGACTCCAGGTGCAGCAGCTGCGCCACTACAGAGTTGGCAACCTGATCGTCGATCTGCTCACCCAGGAAGATGATGCGCTCGTTGAGCAAGCGCGAATAGATGTCGTAGCTGCGCTCGCCGCGCGGGGATTGCTCCACCACGTACGGAATCAGAGCAGAATTCGGGTTCAAGCTCATGTATGCCTCGCTTCTCTAGTAAGGCCGCAGCGCGGCCTATCGGTTTCATTGCTATGGTGCGGCATTCGGGCCGCGCGCGCAAGCAAAACGACGCGTTCACGGAGTAACCACAAGCCCGCCCAGGCATACGCGCGCTTGCACGTCGCCTGGGCGGGCCGGATGTCGATCTAGCTTATACGCTATTCGGCGTCGGCTGCCTCGGCGGCAGCCTCTTCCTTCTTAGCGGACTTCTTGGAAGCCTTCTTCTCGGACTTCTTCTCGGGCTTGGCCTCGGAAACCTTGGCCTTGTCCATGAGGTCCTTCACAGCCTTCGTGCGCAGCACGCCCTCGCGGATCATGTACAGCTGGCCAGCCTGACGCCACTCGGCCTCAAGCTTCTTCGGGTCTTCCACGCCGGCGGCAGCGAACTCGTTCGCGACGTCCTCGTCGGTGACCTCGATGCCATAGTGGCGAGCCCATGCGTCAAGCGCCAGATCCTGCTTAGCGGTGTCGGTGGCCTGCTTCTCAAGATCTTCCTTGAACGTCTCGGAGTTCATGCCGAGCATGTTCAGGTAGGCATCGAAAGACATGGCGGAAGCCTGCAGCTGCTGGAACAGCTCCTGGGCCAAGTTGCGGCGGGCGGTTTCGACCAAAGCCGCAGGCGGCTCGATGTCAACGCGCTCGGCCAGAGCATTCAGGCACGCGCGCTCCTTCACGCCCGGAGCCATTGCCTGCTTCTGAGCGGTGATGCCCTCGGCAATGTTGTTACGGAAGTCGGCAACGGTCTCGAAGTTGAACTTCGCCTTGACCCACTCGTCAGTAACTTCGGGCAGCACGCGCTTGCGAACAGCCTTGACCTCAACGTCGAAGTTCAGCTTCTTGTGCTCATCGGCCACGACGCGCAGCAGCTCAGCGGGCTTGTCGCCGATTTCCAGCTCGAACTGAGCGCTTTGGCCCTTCTTCAGGCCAAGCAGCTTCTCGTCGAACTCGGCCGGCAGGATGCCGGAGCCCATCATGTACGGGCGCTCTTCGGTAGTCAGAGACTCGATGACGTTGTCGTTGTCATCGGTGACCTTCATGGCGATGTTCAGCTCGGAGTCGACCTTGACCTTCGTGTTGGCCGGAGCATCCTTCATGTCGGCGTAGTGCTCGCGGAAGTTCTCCACCTGAGCGTCGACGTCCTCTTCCGTGGCGGTTTCGGCCGGAAGCTCGACCTCGACGTTGTCGTAGTTGGACAGCTCGACCTCGGGCTTCACCTCGATGGTGAAGGAGAACTCATAGTCCTTGCCACCCTCGACCAGGCCGGGAGCCTCGGGGAATTCCGGGCGCGGGTTGACGGGGTACAGCTTGTTGTCGTCGATTGCCAGCGGCACGGAGCTGTTCACAGCTTCGTCGGTGACAGCAGCGCGGACGGCGTCCTTGCCCAAGGCATTGTCGATAATCGGGCGCGGGGCCTTGCCCTTGCGGAACCCGGGGAACTGGTACTTGTTGGCATATTCCTTGTACGTCTTCTTGATGCGCGCATCGATATCCGCAGCTTCAAGGGTGACGGTAACCTTCACGCGGTTATCCTCAAGAGCCTCTACTTTAGTTTCCACGTAGCTATCCTCCATCGTTACTTACTCACAGGTGCGATAGCGCACCGACCTGACATTATGGCACATTAGCCGGCTTCAGAAAAGCAAACGCGGCAGGTTCACGAACGTACCACGACAAAACGGTACGCCGCCCGCCACATTCACCTACCAAAACGAACCTGTTCAGGGTATCATAATGTGCATACGTAAACGCACATCAAACGCACTAGAGGACAGCAACATGGCTTCCATTGAACTGAACATCCTTCAAGAACGCGAACTCGGCCGCCTGCTTGACTACGAACGTGCTACGTGCACCGTCGACGGCGAGCTGGTGTACCGCTGCGCATTCCCGCTGCGTCCCGACGACGACCTGCAGCGCGAGCTTATCGAACGCGGCGCGCTGGCCAAGCGCCCCGACGACCGTCGCGGCACCGTGGTGGCCATCACCACCGACGGCTACTCGTACTTCCCCGCCAAGCGTCGCGCCCAGGAAGAGCGCAACCGCGCGAAAACGCACGACACGCGTCTGGTAGCGCTGTCGGCATGTTTTGCGGCCGCATGCGTCATCGTCGGCTTTCTGCTCGGCCGCTTCGTCAGCTAGCGAACGCGCCCGGAGATATTTCCGGCTTGTAAAGCAGCGCCGGCAGTCGCAAACGCGCGACAGTTCACTCGCAACGCCAGCAGCCCTCGCTTGCACCTGAGACGGTCAAGCGAGGGCTGCTGGCGTTTTCGCGCACATGCGTCCCACCATATTCCCGATATCCCCCAACATCAAAAAGGCCGCGCCCACAGGGCGCGGCCTTTCGCCAATCATTGAATGTCGAAGCTGTTACGCATCGGCGCCGGGCTTGAAGTCGCGGCCTTCCTTGCGCCACTGCATGTACTCGGCAGAAGCGGCGAACAGCACGTCGGTGGAAGAGTTGATGGCGGTTTCCACGGAGTCCTGAATAACACCGATCACGAAGCCGATGCCGACGACCTGCATGGCAACATCGTTGCCGATGCCGAACAGGCTGCACGCCAGCGGGATGAGCAGCAGACTACCGCCGGCAACGCCGGAGGCGCCGCAAGCGGAAACGGCGGACAGCGCGCCCAGGATGACGGCCGTGCCAAAGCCAACTTCAACGCCCATGGTATGGGCGGCCATCATGGCCATAAGCGAGATGGTGACGGCCGCGCCGCCCATGTTGATGGTGGCGCCAAGCGGAATGGACACGGAGTAGTTGTCCTTGTTCAGGCCCAGGTTCTTGCACAGCTCCATGTTCACGGGGATGTTAGCCGCAGAGCTGCGGGTAAAAAACGCCGTGACGCCGGAATCCTTGATGCAGCGCCACACCAGCGGGAACGGGTTCTTGCGGAAGCAGATAAACGCCAGAATGGGGTTCGTGACGAACGCGACCGCGGCCATGGACGCCAGCAGCACCACCAGCAGCATGCCGTACTCGGTGAAGATTTCCAGGCCGTTCGTGCCCACCGACGTGTATACCAAGCCCAGGATGCCGAACGGAGCCAGGGAGATGATCCAGCGCACAACCTGCGACACGGCGTCGGAGATGGCGGAGAACACGTCCTTCACGCCGTCCTTCGCATGGCGAAGAGCAATGCCCAGCAAGATAGCCCAAGCCAAAATGCCCAGGTAGTTGGCGTTCGTCAGGGCATCGACGGGGTTCGAAGCGATGGACAGCACCAGCTTCGTGAGCACCGATCCAATGTCGGAGGGAGCAGCAGAGGTGTCTTGAGCCGCGGCCAGCGTCAGGTCAACCGGGAACAGCGAGCTCATAAGCACGGCCACGAACGCCGCGATGAACGTTGCCGCCAGGTACAAGATGACGACCACCTTCATGGCGCCGGCGCCCTTGGCGTTAGCCAGCGCGCTGATGACCAGGAAGAACACGAGGATGGGCGCCACGCCCTTCAAAGCCGACACGAACAGCGTGCCGAGCATCTCAAGCACGTCGTTGCCGGGCCACACCACGCCCAAGATGGCGCCGATGATAAGGCCCACCAAGATGCGCTTGATCAGGCTGATGGAATTCCACTTCCGCCCGATCGCTTTCAAAGTTTCCATTCCCAACGTTCCTTTCCGCCCGCCGCCCTGCTCGAAGGCTTTGCAGGCTTCTGAAAAACAGCTGGGGGGAGCATGCATGCGTGCATACTCCCCCCAGATGGTGCGGGCGAAAGGACTTGAACCTTCACGAGTTTCCCCACCAGAACCTAAATCTGGCGCGTCTGCCAATTCCGCCACGCCCGCACGCGGTCTAACGCGCGAGTTGCGCCCGCCAATCATAGCAAAAGGAGCGCGCCCGGCGAAGCATTGATTCCGCCAGAAAAGCCGTTAACGGTCGATTTAATCGTTTGGAAACAAAACGCGATACGCTATCGAGACGATTCGGGGCGATGCGGCCAGGTTATTCCTCAAGCGTGGCGAAATAAACGTTACCGCGCTTTTCGACTTTGATGTCCCCCAGCGATGCCACGAACTGGCGCATTTGCGAGAAGCCGTGATCGCGCACCTTGAAGTCCTTGAACGTTGCGCGTACCCGCTTCGTCAGCTCGGCCACGCTAACGCCTTCGGCACCTGCGTTGCGCACCGCATCGAACACGACAGATTCGGGCGTTTGCGCGGGCTCGGCTTGCGCAGGCGCGGTTTGCTGCGCAGGCTCGATTGATGCAGGGGCGTCTTGCAGCTCAGGAGCATCTTGCGCCGGGGCTATTTGCGCACGCGAGGTTGGAGGAAGCTCAGCTTCACCGTCGGGCGCATCCTGTTCCGCGGCTGCAGCCTCAGAAGCCACGCCCTGATCGACCGCGACCTGCTGGTCCTGTTCGGGAGTTTCCGCAGCAGCGGACTTCGCGCGACCTCGGCGAGAGCGACCGCGACGCGAGCGCTTCGGCTTCTCGTTCTCTTGTTTCTCGGCAGTATCCTGTTGGGGGTTCGCCTTGCCGTCAGCCGTATCGGCCACTTCGGCGCCAACCGATACCACCTCGGTAAGCTCCACCATAACGCTGGAACCGTCTTTGATGACCTGCACGCTGGCGAACTCCCCCAGCAGCTTCGTAAGCTGGTTCGTGCCGTAGCTGCGCACGTCGAAATCGGGATAGCGCTTCAGCAGGCGGCTTCCCACCTCGCCAAGACCCGTGGCCTTGCCGTTGTTCTGGTTGTCGGTGACGATGTCCACAACGGCGCGCTCGACCTGCTCGACCGCCGGGCCGCTGCCCTGCCCCGCTCCGGCGGCTTGCCCGCGATGGCCGCGGCGGCCGGACTGCTTACCGTCTTCGCCCACCAGCAGCTCAAGCGTGGTGAAGATGTCGCACGCCTTGCGAAACGGCGTGGGCGTTTTCTTCTCGCCCATGCCGATGACCGTCAGGCCGCTTTCGCGGATGCGGCTGGCCAGGCGCGTGAAGTCGCTGTCGCTCGACACGATGCAGAAGCCCTCGACGGAGTTCGTGTACATGATGTCCATGGCGTCGATGATCATGGCCGAGTCCGTGGCGTTTTTGCCGGTGGTGTAGCTGAACTGCTGGATGGGCGTGATGGAATTCTCCAGCAGGGCGTCCTTCCATTTCGCGTGAAGCGTGCTGGTCCAGTCGCCGTAGATGCGCTTGTACGTGATGGTGCCGTACTTCGACAGCTCATCCGTGATGGGCTTGATGTATTTCGCCGACACGTTGTCCGCATCGATGATAAGCGCGAACCGCTTCTCGGACGGTTTGGAATCCATGTGATGCTCCTTATATCATTGGTGCTCGAATGCGAGCGAATGGTTTCTTGACATATTACGCCAGAAACGCCGCAGACAGAAAAGCACCGCAAATGAGGGCGAGATGGCGAATGCAGGTATCCGCGAATTTTTAGCAAAAAGAAAAAGCCCTCATTTCTGAGGGCTTTGCATTCACCTGGTGGACCGTCGGGGACTCGCGTATTCGCTGCGCGAATCCGCACCCCTCCCTCGCAAGCTCGGTCGGGCGTTTCGCTAAAAACGTGCCACTGGCACGTTTTCTTTACGCGAAACCACCTCATCGGTTCGAGTCCCTGAAATGTTTACCGAAAAGAAAAGCCCTCATTGCTGAGGGCCTGATTTCACATGGTGGACCGTCGGGGACTCGAACCCCGGACCTTGGGATTAAGAGTCCCCTGCTCTACCAACTAAGCTAACGGTCCAAAGAAAAGATATGTGAAAGTTCGATAGATGCTGTTTAAAATGGTGGACCGTCGGGGACTCGAACCCCGGACCTTGGGATTAAGAGTCCCCTGCTCTACCAACTAAGCTAACGGTCCAAAGTAAACAAACATCTTGTCAATCTCGCGCGCTGGGGTGGGTGAAGGGATTCGAACCCTCGACCTCCAGAGCCACAATCTGGCGCCCTAACCAACTAGGCCACACCCACCAAGGCGCGAGTAAGTATTATACGCACTTCCCAGATACGCGCAACCCCCTTTTTGAAACTTTTTTCGCCAATGCGAAAACTCGGCCGCTACTCGCGAGTGAAACGCCGGGCGAACAGGTACGTGATGGCGAAGTACGCGCCGTAGACCACCAGGAAGCACGCCGCCACGAACGCCGCGGTTGCGCCGATCTCGAAGCGGCCGAACACCTCCACCACGTCGGCCACCACGTACATCGCACACGCCGAATGGGCAACGGCCAACAACAGCGGAAGCAGGAAGTACACGAGCACTTGCGCAAACAGCGCACGGGAAAGCATGCCCTCAGGCGCGCCGAGCTTGCGTAGCAACCCGTAGCGCTGGGCGTTATCCGACGCCTCGGAAAGCTGCTGGATGGACAGAATGGCTGCACAGGCGATTACCAGCACGAAGCCAAGGTAGATGGCCAAGTACCCTACGATGGTCGAGATGCCCACGTTTTGCTGATAGCAATCAATACGAGATATGTTCCTATCAACCGGCCACGTGTCGGGATTGTCGGAAAGCTGCACGGACGAGAGCGCTTCGCGCAAGCCATCGGCAGCCGCATCGTCTTGGCACGTGATGTTCAGGACGCTTTGCGCGGGAAGGACGCCTTGCGGCAGGTCCGCATCAGCAACTACCAGCATGCCCGAGTTCATGGGAACGGGCGTGGTTTGCAGGCACGCGTCAAGCGCGTGGGAAAGCTTCAGGCTGCGGCCCGCAACGGAGACGCTTGGAGCCTCGTTAGCGGCAGCTTCCCAGAACGGCGTCATCATATCCATGTCGTACACCACGGCGCATTCGCCTGCACCCAGCTGCAGCTGCGGCTTTCCCGCCAGTTCAAGCGCCGCGTTAAGCTGGGAAAGCTTCAGCAGGTACAGCGGCATCTGGCCATAGGCGTCGCCGAGCTCCTTGTTGTCGACCTTGTCCGTCAGCTTAAAGCCAACTGCCTGTTCCATGTCGGCGTAGGTGATCGGGGCATTCTGGTCCCAGTAGACATCCAGCTGCACCTTGTTTGCGGCAGCTAAAGCGTCGGCCGCATCGGGCTTGCCAACCGTGCGCAGACTTTGCCCCAGACCTTCAACCATGTTGTAGTCAAGCGATGCGGCATAGCTTATATAAGGGTTTGCTTCCTCGTCCATCGCATAGACGCCGGACAAATACGATGTCACGCTCATGCCATACGGCGTACCTTTCGACAGCGAAGATTCGGTGGCGTCGCGCAGGCCCAAACCGCTGCACACGCTGGTAAGCGCCAGGAACAACACCATGCACACCACGGTCAGCGAGGCGAACGCCGTGTTCACGCGGCTGGCCAGCTGCTGCACCGTGAACGGCGCCAAGCCGCGCAGGTACAGCGAGGGAATGAGCTTCGCCATGCGCACAAGGAATCCCGACAAGCTGAAGAAGAACAGCGCCGTGCCAGCGCACACCAGCACCACCGACGCTGTGAACTGGGGCGACAGATTCATAAGGCCATTGTCCACCAGCAGCTTGTACGCAATGCCCATCAAGGCCAACGATACAGCGAACAGGGCAAGCGAAACGGGAATGGAGCGCAGCTTCTGCACCTCGACGCGCCTTGAGGCCTGCATAAGATCGATGAGCCTCGTGCGGGAAACAGTGCGCACGTTCAGCGCCGCAGCAAGAGCGAAGATGGCGCCGAACACGCACACGGTTTGCAGAAGCGAGCGCGCCGAAAACGCGAACGCCAGGCCATGATGGCTATCGCCCATTACAAGAGCTTGGACCGCTTCCCCACGTGGATGTGGATTCGCGACGACGGCTACACGCTTGTTTTGGGCGCGCCTGACGACTCGTACGTGTTCTACTCGCTGCAGTTCCCCATCGATCGGTTGCTGGCCTACCCGTTGTACGTGTTGGCCGTGCTGTTCGTGGACGCGCTCATCCTGTTCTGCATGTACGCCGTGGCGCGCAGGCGTGCGCAGCGAGCGGTCAAGCCCGTCACCGAAGCGCTGGACGCGCTGTCGCGCGGGCAGTCGGCCGAGGTGACGTTTGGAGGCGACCTGGCGGAAATCGGCAACCGCTTGACGGACGTGTCGCGCATCATCGAGCGCAAGGACTCGGCGCGGGCGTTGTGGATTCGCGGCGTGTCGCACGATATCCGCACGCCGCTTTCGCTGGTAGTCGGACAGGCCGATGCCATCGCGCGTCGCGATGACGCTCCGGCCGACGTGCGCGAACAGGCGGGCGCCGTCCGCGAGCAGGGCATGAAGATCGCCGCGCTGGTGACCGACCTGAACACGGCGGCGCAGCTAGATTACGACGCGAAACCCGTGCAGACCGAGCGCGTGGCGCTGTCGCGCATCGTGCGCGATGCCTGCGCACGGCATATCAACGAAGGCTTCGATGACGCTTTCCCGCTGACCTGCAACATAGACAAGGCAGCAGCAGACGCCGCTGTTTTAGGCGACGAGCGCCTGCTGACCCGAGCGGCGGAAAACCTGCTGGCGAACGCCCGGTCGCACAACCCGCAAGGATGCGCGGTGCACGTGGCGCTGGAGCCGGCGGGCACGGGGTCCGTGAGCATGCGCGTAGCCGATACGGGCTGCGGCGCTGCGCCCGAGCAGCTTGACGCCATTCGCGCGCGCATCGAGCGAGCACAGCGCACGGGCACGGTTGCCGCGGCGTACGGCGAAGAGCACGGCCTGGGGCTGGTGCTGGTCGACCGCATCGCTCGCGCGCACGGCGGGACGTTTTCCGTGGACGGGTCGCAAGCCGGCTTCACGGCCACGGTAACGCTGCCGCTGGCTCCTTAGGCGCGCTTGCGGGCGCCCTCAACAAGTTGCGGGGAGCTGGGGGGTGGCGCCGGGGTGGAGCTGGCACCACCAAGAGGGACGCCGGAGGCAGGATGAGCGCCTTCAACAAGCGCGGCAACCTGCTTTTTACCATAGGGCTATCCGCCCGTTTTCGTGCCGTCCCCCATCAGGAGAATTTTGAGCAAATGCTCAAAATTCTCTGACCGTTAATCCGATGAAGTCGACCGTTCGGATACAATAAAGGGCAATCCCACTTGCAAAAGGAGATGCCCGCCTATGGAGACATTCCTGCTGATATTGCTTATGCTGGCCGCCGTGCTTGCGTCGTCGGTTATCGACCAGCTTGTGCCGAAGGTGTCTTCACCGCTTATCCAGATTGGATTGGGCCTGGTCATCACCGTGGTTGCAGGCCATCAAATCGACCTGTTGTTCGATCAATCCGAGTTGTTCTTGGTGCTGTTTATCGCACCGCTTCTGTTCCACGAGGCGAAAGAAGCCAACAAAACAGAACTGTGGCGCAACCGCCATTCCATCTTGTCGCTGGCCATCGGGCTGGTGCTGGCCATCATCGTGGGCGTTGGCTTCTTCGTGCACGCCATCGTGCCGTCCATCTCGCTTGCCGCCGCGCTGGCGCTAGGCGCCGCGCTTGGCCCCACCGACCCCATCGCCGTGTCCGCCGCCTCGAAAGACGCCGACATCAGCCCGCGCTGCAAGGCGCTGCTGAAAGGCGAATCGCTTATCAACGACGCTTCGGGCATCGTGGCGTTCCAGTTTGCCATCGCCGCCGCCATGACGGGCGCGTTCTCCCCCGCCAAAGCCATTGGCGAGTTCTTCATCGAATTCGTCGGCGGCATTGCGTTCGGTTTGATTCTTGGCATCATCGGCAACCTGATCGTGCGCCTGGTGCGTTCGTGGGGCCTGGAAAACACGACGTTTCACGTGCTGTTCGAGGTGTTCACGCCGTTCATCGTGTTTTTGGCTGCCGACCAGCTTGGCGGCAGCGGCATCCTGGCCGTGGTTGCCGCCGGCCTGGTGAACGTCATTGCGCCGCGCACGGCCGGGCCGAACGTATCGCGCCTGAACATCGTGTCCACCAGCGTGTGGCGCGTCATTTCGTTCACGCTTAACGGCATCGTGTTCGTGCTGCTGGGCACGCAGCTGCCGCGCGCCATGGAAACCACGTGGAACAACGTGACCATACCGAACTGGAAGCTGCTGCTGTACGTGGTGGCCATCACGGCCATCCTCATTGCCGTGCGCTTCGTGTGGGTGCTTATCATGGAGCGCATCCACCACCGACATGTGGCCCAGCGCAAGGAAAAAGCGGCGAAAGAAACGAACTCCATCCCCGAGCCGCGCAAGACGCTGGCGCACGACATCCGCTCCGCCGCTATCATGACGTTAGGCGGCCCGAAAGGCACCGTCACGCTTGCCGTGATCTTGACGATTCCGCAAGCCATCGCGCAGCGGCAGCTCATCATGTTTCTTGCCTGCGGCGTTATCGTCATGACGCTGCTGTTAGCCACGTTCGTGGTGCCCATCTTGGCACCGCAGAAGCAGCGCGTCAACGACGAGCAGCGCCAACGCGACACCGAAGCGAACCTTGAGGTGCTGCGCGTGGTTATCGAAGAGCTGTCAGGCCGTCAAACGCCCGAGAACCGCGCCGCCACGCAAATCGTCATCCAGCAGTACAACGATCGCATTGGGCGCGTGAAGGAGCTCAACGGCATCGAAGACGAGCCGAACACGAAGCTGCGCTTGAAAACGCTGGCCTGGGAGCGCACGTACGTGCAACAGCTAGTGGACGACGAGCGCGT contains:
- a CDS encoding cation:proton antiporter codes for the protein METFLLILLMLAAVLASSVIDQLVPKVSSPLIQIGLGLVITVVAGHQIDLLFDQSELFLVLFIAPLLFHEAKEANKTELWRNRHSILSLAIGLVLAIIVGVGFFVHAIVPSISLAAALALGAALGPTDPIAVSAASKDADISPRCKALLKGESLINDASGIVAFQFAIAAAMTGAFSPAKAIGEFFIEFVGGIAFGLILGIIGNLIVRLVRSWGLENTTFHVLFEVFTPFIVFLAADQLGGSGILAVVAAGLVNVIAPRTAGPNVSRLNIVSTSVWRVISFTLNGIVFVLLGTQLPRAMETTWNNVTIPNWKLLLYVVAITAILIAVRFVWVLIMERIHHRHVAQRKEKAAKETNSIPEPRKTLAHDIRSAAIMTLGGPKGTVTLAVILTIPQAIAQRQLIMFLACGVIVMTLLLATFVVPILAPQKQRVNDEQRQRDTEANLEVLRVVIEELSGRQTPENRAATQIVIQQYNDRIGRVKELNGIEDEPNTKLRLKTLAWERTYVQQLVDDERVDRYVGYQYLARLARMEELILHQRSLRAKIRQHWIRWRTFGRRSLHEIIHKVPGAELSENAQTTRQLQIKCYEHVLSKLHEEMAGDSSANAEDISKLLIEYQRLLRTLRAAAPSITTFTKTQDKTTDIERMALEIELEQIETRYDDGELSRAAAKRLRENVNLMQMDLEDKV